Sequence from the Gemmatimonadaceae bacterium genome:
GTATCTGATTCGCCGCGCACAGTTCCGGCTGACCCATGGTGGCACGATCAAGCCGGCGATAATCGGCATGGAGGTCACCACGACCTATCGCGAGATCCTGCCGAACGTCGCGCTTTTCGATGAGATCCATTCCGTTCAGCCCCTTACCGCGGTGCAGCCTGGGGGCCGGAAGGTGGAGTTCCGTGAGGAACAACGGCTGCTCAGCTATCGCTTTCTGTATAGTGGTCCGCCGGGAACACTCGGCCGCAAATGGATCCCGGTGGGCGCTGACTCCGTTGGCCTGTCGGCTCAGGACTCGGCCAGCGCCCGGAAAGCGGCGTCGGATCCCGTGCCGCCCGGCCCGCCTCCCGGCAATCCTCCACCCGACGGTCCTCCTCCCGCAGCGGAATCAAAACGTTTGATGTAAGCAAGTAGCCACTTGCACACATGGATGGCGGGCGATAGCTTCCCCGGCCATGGATACACGAACCACCATTCTCAATGCCGCCGTCGAGGTGTTCTCGCAGCACGGATTCCGCGGCTCGACCACGCGGCGCATCGCCGATGCTGCGTCGGTCAATGAAGTCACGATCTTCCGCTACTTCGGCTCGAAGGAAGCGCTCCTCGATGAAGCGATAAGGGGCTGCGAGGTGACCGCCTTCACCAGCCCTCTGCCGAGCGAGCCGGTCAATCCCGAAAAGGAGCTGTCAGTATGGTGCTCCGGCGTCGTCAAGCACCTGCGCTCGCGGAGCCCGATGATTCGGAAGTGCATGAGCGAGCTGGAAGAAAGGCCCGAGCTCACCGGCCACGCAGTGGAAGCTCCGACCAAGGCGACCAACGAGTTGTGCGGATACTTCCGTCGCTTGAAAGCCCGCGGATTCACGAATGAAGAGTTCGATGGACCCGCCGCGGCGACGATGCTCATCGGATCGCTTTTTCACGACGCGATAGGCCGTGATCTGATGCCGGACATCTTTCCCAAACCGGCCGGCAAAGCACCCGCCCGTTATGCCCAGCTCATCCTCCGAGCCATCGGAGTGCAGTCCGCTCCAGAAACGACGTCCACAACACCCCGGCATTCGTAACTCCGCGCCGTATCCGACCGTAAACGCCTATTATATGAAAGCCTCGACACAGATGTCCCGGGCGAACACCGCCGCGAATCTCCTTGCGGGAGCCATGCTCGCCCTGAGCCCGGCAGTCCTTCACGCGCAATCCGCGCCTCTGCCGACCTCTGCCGCGACTCCGCAAAATACCGCCGCCACGCTGTCGCTCGACGAGGCGATCCGAATGGCCGAAGGCCAGAGCGAAGCGGTGCGCATCGCGCGCGCCGGAGTCCAACGAGCCGAAGGGCAGCAGTTACAGGCACGGAGCCAGCTCCTTCCACAGATATACGGATCGGGCAGTTACACACGCACGCTCAAATCGCAGTACTCAGGGTTCGCCAGCTCCGCCGCATCGGATACCACCAAGCCGGCAGCTCCCGAGCCGCCATGCAACGACTATCTTCGCGACGCCAACGCGACAGTCGCCGAGCGACTCGCGGGTCTCGAGCAGTCTTCGCGCTGTGCGTCAGGCCTCAACCCGTTCGCATCGCTCAGTAGTCTCCCCTTCGGACAGGCCAACCAGTACAGCCTCGGTCTCTCCCTGTCGCAGACGCTCTTCAGCGGTGGACGCGTCGCCGCGCAGAACGAAGCCGCCGCAGCCGGACGGCGGTCGGCCAACATCGAGCTCACCGCACAGCGCGCGCAGATCATACTCGACGTCACGCAGGCGTATTACGATGCCGCGCTCGCCGACCGGCTGGTGGCGATCACCGAGGCGTCGTTCACGCAGACAGAGAACGTGCTGCGGCAGGTGGAGCTCAACAAGAACGTCGGGAACGTCTCCGAGTTCGAGCTGCTCCGCGCCCAGGTCACGCGCGACAACCAGCGTCCGCAGGTGATTCAGCGCCGGAGCGATCGCGAGGTCGCCTACCTCCGCCTCAAGCAGCTGCTCAACATTCCGCTGGAGCAGTCAGTGTCGCTCTCGACGTCCATCGAGGACGTGTCGGGCCTGCCCGAAGGCATCCGGATGGCCGGACTGAACGTCAGCTCGTACGACGCACCCGATACGACCGCGTCCAACCGTTCCGCGGTGCGCCAGGCAGGAGAAGCCGTGCGCGCTCAACAGGAACTCGTGCGCGTCGCTCGAGCACAGCGCATGCCATCGCTGTCGCTCACCTCGCAGTACGGAGCGGTCGCGTACCCGCGCAATAGTCTCCCCGGCTCGAACGATTTCCGCGCCAACTGGACTGTCGGCGTCGCGACGCAGGTTCCGCTCTTCACCGGCGGACGGATACGCGGCGACGAGCTCGTGGCGCAGGCCAACCTCGCCGAATCGCGAGCGCGGCTTCAGCAGGTACGCGAGTTCGCATCGCTCGACTCCCGGGTCGCGCTCAACGCTCTCAAGCAGGCGATGGCGGCGTGGGAAGCGAGCAAAGGCACGTCCGAACAGGCCTCGCGCGCGTACACGATCGCGGAAGTTCGCTATCGCGAGGGAATCTCGACTCAGCTCGAGCTCAACGACTCGCGAATCCTGCTCGAGCAGTCCAACGTCAACCGCGCACTCGCCGCGCGCAATCTCCAGATCGCGCGGATGAAGCTCGCTCTCCTGCCCAATCTTCCGCTGCAAAGCGGGACTTCAGCGCAGGGCGCGTCGCAGGCACAGACCCAACAGCAGTCAACTCAGCAGTCAACTCAGCAGTCCGCGGGCCAGAGTCAGTCAACGCAGCAGCAATCGCAGCAGACAACGATGACGTCACAGCAGATACCACCGGCACTCTAGATCAATGAAACACATAAAGCGTTCATTTCGGGCAAGGGCAATCACGGCGGTACAGCTCATATCGGTTGCCGCGTTGATCGCGGTCGCCGCGTGCAAGGGCGGCAGCGCCGAACAATCAGATTCGGCGATGGTCGAGACGGCGACGATCGGAACCGAGAACATCGCGGTCGTCACTCACGGCGTGCTTCAGAGCGGCCCGACGGTCTCGGGCGCACTCGCTCCGGAGGGCGAAGCATCGGTTCGCGCGCAGGTCGGCGGAAGCGTGCTGCAGACTTACGCGGATCAGGGCCAATCGGTGCGCGCAGGCCAGACACTGGCGCGCATCGAGGCGGGCGGCCTTCAGGACGTGTTTCTCTCGGCACGCGCCGGAGTGACGTCGGCCACCAACAACGCCGACATCGCGGGACGTGAGCTTGCCCGCGCGGAGAAGCTTCTCGCCGCCGGCGCAATCGCCGAGCGCGACATCGAGCAGGCACGGCGCAGCGCCATCGCGGCCAACGCGGCGTTGGCAGACGCGCGAGCGCGTCTCGCGACGGCGCAGAAGCAGGTCGGCAACACCGTGGTCACGTCACCAATATCCGGCATCGTCAGCGACCGTCCAATTTCCGCCGGCGACGTCGTTCAGCCGGGCGCGGCGATGTTCACGGTCGTGGATCCGTCCAGCATGCGGCTCGAAGGATCGGTGCCCGCCGAGGAGCTTGCACAA
This genomic interval carries:
- a CDS encoding helix-turn-helix domain-containing protein, whose product is MDTRTTILNAAVEVFSQHGFRGSTTRRIADAASVNEVTIFRYFGSKEALLDEAIRGCEVTAFTSPLPSEPVNPEKELSVWCSGVVKHLRSRSPMIRKCMSELEERPELTGHAVEAPTKATNELCGYFRRLKARGFTNEEFDGPAAATMLIGSLFHDAIGRDLMPDIFPKPAGKAPARYAQLILRAIGVQSAPETTSTTPRHS
- a CDS encoding TolC family protein; protein product: MKASTQMSRANTAANLLAGAMLALSPAVLHAQSAPLPTSAATPQNTAATLSLDEAIRMAEGQSEAVRIARAGVQRAEGQQLQARSQLLPQIYGSGSYTRTLKSQYSGFASSAASDTTKPAAPEPPCNDYLRDANATVAERLAGLEQSSRCASGLNPFASLSSLPFGQANQYSLGLSLSQTLFSGGRVAAQNEAAAAGRRSANIELTAQRAQIILDVTQAYYDAALADRLVAITEASFTQTENVLRQVELNKNVGNVSEFELLRAQVTRDNQRPQVIQRRSDREVAYLRLKQLLNIPLEQSVSLSTSIEDVSGLPEGIRMAGLNVSSYDAPDTTASNRSAVRQAGEAVRAQQELVRVARAQRMPSLSLTSQYGAVAYPRNSLPGSNDFRANWTVGVATQVPLFTGGRIRGDELVAQANLAESRARLQQVREFASLDSRVALNALKQAMAAWEASKGTSEQASRAYTIAEVRYREGISTQLELNDSRILLEQSNVNRALAARNLQIARMKLALLPNLPLQSGTSAQGASQAQTQQQSTQQSTQQSAGQSQSTQQQSQQTTMTSQQIPPAL
- a CDS encoding efflux RND transporter periplasmic adaptor subunit; translated protein: MKHIKRSFRARAITAVQLISVAALIAVAACKGGSAEQSDSAMVETATIGTENIAVVTHGVLQSGPTVSGALAPEGEASVRAQVGGSVLQTYADQGQSVRAGQTLARIEAGGLQDVFLSARAGVTSATNNADIAGRELARAEKLLAAGAIAERDIEQARRSAIAANAALADARARLATAQKQVGNTVVTSPISGIVSDRPISAGDVVQPGAAMFTVVDPSSMRLEGSVPAEELAQVRVGAPVTFTVNGYPGRTFTGRVTRVNPTADPATRQVRVFISIPNAEGRLVGGLFANGRLASESHTGLVVPMTAVDSRSNVPAVFRIKGGKVERVPVQLGLKDEGSEKIEIRSGVQAGDTLLLGAAQGITPGTIVKVSAPSDKAQGKPQE